One window from the genome of Elaeis guineensis isolate ETL-2024a chromosome 5, EG11, whole genome shotgun sequence encodes:
- the LOC105032726 gene encoding vesicle-associated protein 4-1, producing the protein MAVDNGRPEGKGWRLCRIPFWGGGGGGSGGGSSSTNSSASLTQHSHRSSSRSQVGQAGQPVSAVPDAGRRHSSGSTVKAVARSLLPTRRHLRLDPPTKLYFPYEPGKQVRSAVRIKNTSKSHVAFKFQTTAPKSCFMRPPGGILSPGESIIATVFKFVEHPENNERPMDQKSKVKFKIVSLKVKGPMEYVPELFDEQKDQVAVEQILRVVFLDVARPSPQMEKLKRQLAEADAALEDRKKPPEDAGPRIVGEGLVIDEWKERRERYLARQQVQGVDSV; encoded by the exons ATGGCAGTAGATAACGGGAGGCCGGAGGGGAAAGGGTGGAGGCTGTGCCGGATTCCCTTCTGGGGTGGCGGTGGTGGCGGCAGTGGAGGGGGGTCGTCGTCGACGAACTCGTCGGCGTCGCTGACGCAGCACAGCCACCGGAGCTCGAGTAGGAGCCAGGTGGGGCAGGCGGGGCAGCCGGTGTCGGCGGTGCCGGACGCCGGCCGTCGTCACTCCAGTGGGAGCACGGTGAAGGCTGTGGCACGGTCGCTGCTGCCAACCCGGCGCCACCTCCGGCTCGATCCGCCCACCAAGCTCTACTTCCCAT ATGAACCTGGTAAACAGGTCAGAAGTGCGGTCAGGATAAAGAATACCAGCAAATCTCATGTAGCATTTAAG TTTCAAACAACTGCACCAAAGAGCTGTTTCATGCGTCCTCCTGGTGGTATACTTTCTCCTGGGGAGAGTATAATAGCAACTG TCTTCAAGTTTGTGGAGCATCCAGAGAACAATGAAAGGCCAATGGATCAAAAGAGCAAGGTTAAGTTTAAGATTGTGAGTTTGAAGGTGAAAGGACCTATGGAGTATGTACCAGAACTG TTTGATGAGCAGAAAGATCAGGTTGCAGTCGAGCAAATTCTGCGGGTTGTATTTTTGGATGTGGCACGTCCCAGTCCT CAAATGGAAAAACTGAAGCGTCAGCTTGCTGAGGCTGACGCAGCACTTGAGGACCGCAAGAAACCTCCAGAAGATGCAGGTCCTCGGATTGTTGGCGAAGGGCTTGTCATAGATGAATGG AAAGAACGAAGGGAAAGGTACCTTGCTCGGCAGCAGGTTCAAGGGGTTGATTCGGTGTAA